From one Anoplolepis gracilipes chromosome 10, ASM4749672v1, whole genome shotgun sequence genomic stretch:
- the LOC140670256 gene encoding glutathione S-transferase-like, translating into MAEEQPRYKLIYFNARGRAEHIRYIFAYAGIDYIDERITNDCWPELKKSMPYGMLPVLEINGKPIAQSNAVARYLAREHNLAGRNEWESMLCDVLVDTLGDLKQFIFQYRTEEDLFKKEEKKAKLLKETIPFYLNKFEQTVAENGGYAVGSTTTWADFVFTVALENFENIFGATALENYPALRGLKKRVHEISAIADWLARRPHSEF; encoded by the exons ATGGCTGAGGAGCAGCCGAGGTACAAATTGATCTACTTTAATGCACGGGGTCGTGCCGAGCATATTCGCTACATATTCGCCTACGCGGGCATCGACTATATCGATGAGAGAATCACCAATGATTGCTGGCCTGAGCTTAAAAAGT CGATGCCTTACGGGATGCTGCCAGTTCTGGAAATCAACGGCAAGCCGATAGCGCAGAGCAACGCCGTGGCACGTTACCTGGCTCGTGAACACAATCTCGCAGGTAGAAACGAGTGGGAATCGATGCTCTGTGACGTGCTAGTCGATACTCTTGGAGACCTGAAACAAT tcatttttcaatatcgtACGGAGGAGGATCTTTTTAAGAAGGAGGAGAAGAAGGCGAAACTCCTGAAGGAAACGATACCGTTTTACCTGAATAAATTTGAACAAACGGTCGCCGAGAACGGTGGTTACGCGGTTGGTTCTACG ACTACGTGGGCGGACTTTGTGTTCACGGTGGCGTTGGAAAACTTTGAAAACATTTTCGGTGCAACCGCTTTAGAGAATTATCCGGCGTTACGCGGCTTGAAGAAACGAGTGCACGAAATTTCCGCAATCGCCGACTGGCTGGCCAGACGACCTCATTCCGAATTCTGA